A genome region from Cataglyphis hispanica isolate Lineage 1 chromosome 26, ULB_Chis1_1.0, whole genome shotgun sequence includes the following:
- the LOC126858563 gene encoding LOW QUALITY PROTEIN: tyrosine-protein phosphatase Lar-like (The sequence of the model RefSeq protein was modified relative to this genomic sequence to represent the inferred CDS: inserted 2 bases in 1 codon), which produces MTPIFLVVLLAIDPIIAQNTGPPTILVKPQSQQVKAGGIASFYCTAEGAPPPQIHWRKNGKRISQSQSRYGVHQYENGALLRIEPVKPGRDNTVYECVAENGVGDAVSAEATLTGYEAENLPMGFPMITQAPTTKVVEIGHNAVLLCTAVGSPTPIISWVRDMLPIDTSNPRYTVLDSGALQITESVVNDQGKYECVANNSVGTEYSKSTTLYVKVRRVTPSFSIRPMVSYDVMMGGSLNITCVAVGAPMPRVKWRKDPATDLTPEDNVPVGKNVLQLTDIKESANYTCIASSDLGVIDTTTMVKVQSLPGPPENVQASDITATSVKLSWSYKRPDDLQYYVIQHKPKHVNQAFAEISGITTMYYHVRSLSPYTEYELYVIAVNNIGRGPPSTPVIVTTGETKPGTAPRKVQVRPLSSSTMVIQWDEPETPNGQVTGYKVYYTTDSNQPMASWQYQMVDNSQLTTISELTPHTIYTIRVQALTSVGPGPLSMPVQIKTQQGVPSQPEMLTAVEIGETKVTLQWSKPAHSAENILSYELYWNDTYAKEKHHRRIPVTENYTLTGLYPNTLYYVWLAARSQRGEGATTIPYPVRTKQYVPGAPPRNVTGKAISPTSILVTWEPPIAERSNGRIAYYRLQVVESGRSDSEARNIKLNDTRFVLDELKKWTEYRIWVLAGTRVGDGPPSYPISVRTHEDVPGDPQDVKVTPINSTAIHVEWKPPKAKDQNGVIRGYHIHVQEVREEGKDLLNEPIRRDVHEDGVLEVNITGLQPDTRYSVQVAALTRKGDGDRSVPIHVRTPGGVPNRPQVNVKVLNRGPDVLELEWAQPTQTYGTLLGYRIRYGIKNQTLKEEFIEGTRQHTYKITDLGEQGVDYEFRVAGKNDIGFGQETVRYWFSPEGEPTGPPTNLSYFFQTPDTVCVTWDKPLRQHRNGQIIGYDVQFNKKNDHSSTIDRNTTKTRAVFTNLEENTEYVFHVRAHTSQGSGPYSEKITIMTEKDIGRAPMSVRAVATSDSSVEVWWEPVPNRGKIVGYQIFYTTTAVEDLDEWKQKSVGLTESADLINLEKFTQYAITVAARYKTGLGRLSEKVTVKVKPEDVPLNLRAPDSSTHSMTLSWTPPIRLTPVKYKVSFDAVKEFVDSQGITQTQIVPRRQILLDTLTTTTTINELQPFTTYNVNVSAIPRDGQYRPPAKITVTTQMAAPKPMVKPDFYGVVNGEEIQVILPQASEEYGPISHYYLIVVPEDKSTADKQPDELTEDMITGKGAKQERENAPYIAAKFPHRDIPYTFHLGSGDIYEGYENRKLAKNKRYRIFVRAVVDTPRKHLYTSSPFSEYLSLDMREVPPGEPPRRPNPNTPPDGNPEVSVKTSGQEPGMVWVVGPIIAALMVSVCLVLLFVIKKRRQPCKAPDQAAVTRPLMAADISSNHAPSDPVEMRRLNFQTPGMISHPPIPISELGNHIERLKANDNLKFSQEYESIEPGQQFTWDHSNMEVNASKNRYANVIAYDHSRVILQTVDGMPGSDYINANYCDGYRKQNAYVATQGPLQETFGDFWRMCWELRTSTIVMMTKLEXRTRIKCDQYWPTRGSETYGQMTVTISDIQELATYCIRTFQVCRAGYSERREIKQLQFTAWPDHGVPEHPAPFLQFLRRVRSLNVPDSGPLVVHCSAGVGRTGCFIVIDSMLERIKHEKMIDIYGHVTCLRAQRNYMVQTEDQYIFIHDALLEAVICGNTEVPARNLHSHIQKLMQPEIDNITGMELEFKKLSNIKADSTRFISANLPCNKHKNRLVHILPYECTRVCLQPQRNIEGSDYINASLIDGYRYRGAYIATQGPLCDTTDDFWRMLWEHNSTIVVMLTKLKEMGREKCHQYWPSDRSIRYQCFVVDPIAEYNMPQYILREFKVTDARDGASRTVRQFQFIDWPEQGVPKSGDGFIDFIGQVHKTKEQFGQDGPITVHCSAGVGRTGVFITLSIVLERMQYEGVVDIFQTVRILRTQRPAMVQTEDQYQFCYRASLEYLGSFDHYAN; this is translated from the exons GTGCTTTACAGATCACTGAGTCCGTGGTAAACGATCAAGGCAAATACGAATGTGTCGCTAATAATTCCGTAGGTACAGAGTACTCAAAATCAACCACATTGTACGTTAAAG TACGTCGCGTTACACCGAGCTTTTCAATTCGTCCTATGGTGTCGTACGACGTAATGATGGGCGGATCGTTAAATATCACTTGCGTCGCGGTGGGTGCACCAATGCCTCGTGTGAAATGGAGAAAGGATCCCGCGACCGATTTGACGCCGGAAGACAACGTGCCTGTTGGCAAAAACGTCTTACAACTGACCGACATCAAGGAGTCCGCCAATTACACGTGCATAGCCTCCAGTGATCTTGGCGTAATTGACACGACCACGATGGTGAAGGTTCAAT CTCTTCCTGGCCCGCCGGAGAATGTTCAAGCGTCGGATATCACTGCGACGTCGGTGAAGTTGAGCTGGTCCTACAAAAGACCGGATGATCTGCAGTACTATGTAATTCAGCATAAACCGAAGCATGTGAACCAGGCATTTGCCGAGATATCCGGTATCACGACAATGTATTACCATGTTAGGAGCCTCAGTCCGTATACGGAGTATGAGCTCTACGTGATAGCCGTGAACAACATCGGGCGTGGTCCCCCAAGTACCCCGGTGATAGTCACCACTGGTGAAACAA AACCCGGTACAGCGCCGCGAAAGGTTCAAGTTCGACCATTGAGCTCCAGCACAATGGTCATACAGTGGGACGAGCCGGAAACTCCAAACGGTCAAGTGACG GGATACAAAGTGTATTACACAACGGATTCGAATCAACCGATGGCATCGTGGCAATATCAAATGGTTGATAACAGCCAGCTGACAACCATCTCGGAGCTGACGCCGCATACTATCTATACCATAAGAGTCCAGGCACTCACGAGCGTCGGTCCTGGACCTCTCAGTATGCCAGTGCAAATCAAAACGCAACAAGGGGTACCGAGTCAGCCCGAAATGTTAACGGCAGTCGAGATCGGGGAGACCAAAGTAACGCTCCAATGGAGCAAACCCGCTCATAGCGCTGAGAATATTCTCAGCTATGAGCTGTACTGGAATGACACTTACGCGAAG GAGAAGCATCATCGCAGAATACCGGTTACCGAGAACTACACACTGACGGGACTGTATCCGAATACACTGTACTACGTTTGGCTGGCCGCGAGGAGTCAAAGGGGGGAGGGTGCCACGACGATACCGTATCCGGTTCGCACAAAACAGTACG TCCCCGGGGCTCCGCCTCGCAATGTAACCGGCAAAGCGATCAGCCCAACCTCTATATTGGTAACGTGGGAACCACCGATCGCTGAACGTTCCAACGGGAGGATCGCCTACTACAGACTGCAAGTCGTCGAGAGCGGTCGCTCTGACTCCGAGGCGAGGAATATCAAACTGAATGACACGCGTTTCGTGTTGGACGAGCTCAAAAAGTGGACCGAGTATCGGATCTGGGTACTGGCTGGGACCAGAGTAGGTGACGGACCCCCGAGTTATCCTATCTCGGTCAGAACTCACGAGGACG TGCCAGGGGATCCTCAGGACGTCAAAGTCACGCCGATCAACTCGACGGCAATACACGTCGAGTGGAAGCCGCCAAAAGCAAAAGATCAGAACGGCGTTATACGAGGATACCACATACACGTGCAAGAAGTGAGGGAGGAG GGGAAAGATCTACTGAATGAACCAATACGTCGAGACGTGCACGAGGACGGCGTGCTAGAGGTGAACATTACCGGACTACAACCGGATACGAGATACTCGGTGCAAGTAGCGGCGCTAACAAGAAAAGGAGACGGAGACCGTTCGGTACCGATTCACGTTAGGACACCAGGCGGAGTACCGAATAGGCCGCAAGTTAACGTGAA GGTACTAAACAGAGGCCCGGATGTCTTGGAACTCGAATGGGCCCAACCCACTCAAACCTATGGCACTCTGCTAGGATATCGTATTCGATATGGTATAAAGAATCAAACGCTCAAGGAGGAATTTATCGAGGGCACGCGTCagcatacatataaaatcacaGATCTcg GAGAACAAGGCGTTGATTACGAGTTTAGAGTAGCGGGTAAAAATGACATCGGCTTTGGCCAGGAGACCGTGCGATACTGGTTCAGCCCGGAAGGCGAACCCACGGGGCCACCGACGAACTTATCGTACTTCTTTCAAACTCCCGACACTGTGTGCGTTACTTGGGATAAACCCCTTCGACAGCATAGAAACGGCCAAATTATCGGCTACGATGTACAGTTCAACAAAAAGAACGATCATTCTAGCACTATAGATAGGAACACGACCAAGACGAGAGCGGTATTTACCAATCTGGAGGAGAACACAGAATACGTCTTTCATGTACGAGCGCATACGTCGCAAGGTAGCGGTCCATATTCGGAGAAAATTACGATAATGACGGAAAAGGACATTGGCCGAGCTCCGATGTCCGTAAGAGCAGTGGCCACGTCGGATTCCAGTGTAGAGGTGTGGTGGGAACCAGTCCCCAATAGAGGAAAGATCGTCGGTTATCAGATTTTCTATACGACGACCGCTGTGGAAGATCTGGACGAGTGGAAGCAGAAGAGCGTCGGCTTGACAGAATCGGCGGATCTAATTAATCTGGAAAAATTCACTCAATACGCTATAACGGTAGCTGCGCGCTACAAGACCGGTCTGGGACGGCTCAGTGAGAAGGTCACAGTGAAGGTAAAACCGGAAGATGTTCCGTTAAATCTTAGAGCGCCAGACTCATCGACACACTCGATGACTCTGTCCTGGACTCCGCCCATAAGACTGACCCCGGTGAAGTACAAAGTCTCATTTGACGCTGTTAAAGAGTTCGTAGATTCTCAGGGTATAACACAAACACAGATCGTTCCTCGCAGGCAAATATTATTGGATACTTTAACAACGACCACGACGATAAACGAGTTACAACCGTTTACGACATATAACGTCAACGTGAGCGCTATACCACGCGACGGTCAATATAGACCACCGGCAAAAATTACGGTCACCACACAGATGGCTGCACCTAAACCGATGGTGAAGCCAGACTTCTACGGCGTGGTTAATGGCGAAGAGATTCAAGTTATTCTGCCGCAAGCTTCCGAAGAATACGGCCCGATTTCGCACTATTATTTGATAGTCGTTCCCGAAGACAAGAGTACCGCCGATAAACAACCGGATGAGTTGACCGAGGATATGATTACCGGAAAAGGTGCCAAACAAGAGAGGGAAAACGCGCCTTATATCGCAGCTAAGTTTCCACATAGAGACATTCCCTATACGTTTCATTTAGGCAGCGGAGACATCTACGAGGGATACGAAAATCGGAAACTCGCAAAAAATAAACGCTATAGAATATTTGTACGTGCCGTAGTCGATACTCCACGAAAG caTCTGTATACCTCGTCACCATTTTCCGAATATTTATCTTTGGACATGAGAGAAGTGCCTCCCGGCGAACCACCACGTCGACCAAATCCCAATACTCCTCCAGATGGAAATCCGGAAGTTTCAGTAAAAACTAGTGGTCAAGAGCCAGGTATGGTATGGGTCGTTGGTCCCATAATCGCAGCATTGATGGTCAGCGTTTGCCTTGTTCttctatttgttattaaaaa aCGAAGACAACCGTGCAAAGCGCCAGATCAAGCAGCCGTTACACGACCGCTCATGGCAGCAGATATAAGTTCTAATCACGCGCCGTCGGATCCGGTAGAAATGCGACGATTGAATTTCCAAACTCCAGGCATGATCTCACACCCGCCGATTCCAATCAGCGAACTGGGCAATCATATCGAGCGCCTGAAAGCGAATGACAATCTTAAGTTCAGTCAAGAGTACGAATCGATAGAGCCTGGTCAACAATTCACGTGGGACCATTCCAATATGGAAGTCAACGCGTCGAAGAATCGTTACGCCAACGTGATCGCATACGACCATTCGCGGGTTATTCTCCAAACTGTCGATGGTATGCCGGGTTCGGATTATATCAATGCCAATTATTGCGATGGATATAGAAAGCAAAATGCATATGTGGCCACGCAAGGACCTCTACAGGAGACATTCGGGGACTTTTGGCGTATGTGTTGGGAATTGCGAACTAGCACGATCGTGATGATGACAAAATTAGA GAGAACAAGGATTAAATGCGATCAATACTGGCCCACTAGGGGCTCCGAAACTTATGGACAAATGACCGTAACCATCAGCGATATTCAAGAATTGGCAACCTACTGTATCCGCACGTTTCAGGTTTGTCGAGCAGGTTATTCTGAGCGACGCGAGATAAAACAGCTGCAATTCACAGCCTGGCCCGATCACGGCGTGCCGGAACATCCCGCACCGTTTTTGCAATTCTTACGCAGAGTCAGATCACTTAATGTACCCGATAGCGGACCGTTAGTAGTGCATTGCAGCGCCGGCGTAGGAAGAACTGGTTGTTTCATCGTAATAGACTCGATGTTAGAAAGGATTAAGCATGAGAAAATGATCGATATTTATGGCCACGTTACATGTTTACGAGCTCAGAGAAATTACATGGTCCAAACCGAAGATCAATACATTTTCATTCACGATGCTTTGCTCGAAGCAGTGATTTGCGGCAATACGGAGGTACCGGCCAGAAATCTGCATTCTCACATTCAGAAACTCATGCAGCCTGAGATCGACAATATAACTGGAATGGAATTGGAATTCAAGAAACTTTCCAACATCAAGGCCGACTCGACCAGATTTATATCCGCGAATCTACCATGCAACAAGCACAAAAATCGATTGGTCCACATTCTGCCTTACGAGTGTACTAGAGTATGCCTGCAGCCACAACGCAACATCGAGGGATCCGATTATATAAATGCGAGCTTGATTGACGGATATCGCTATCGAGGAGCTTACATAGCCACACAAGGTCCTCTATGCGATACTACCGATGATTTCTGGCGTATGCTATGGGAGCACAATTCTACGATCGTCGTCATGCTGACGAAATTGAAAGAGATGGGCAGAGAAAAATGTCACCAGTACTGGCCGTCCGACCGATCTATTCGTTATCAGTGTTTTGTCGTGGATCCGATCGCGGAATATAATATGCcgcaatatattttgcgagaATTCAAGGTGACGGATGCGCGTGATGGTGCCAGCCGTACGGTCAGGCAATTCCAATTCATCGACTGGCCAGAACAAGGAGTCCCGAAATCTGGTGATGGTTTTATCGACTTTATCGGTCAGGTTCATAAAACGAAGGAACAGTTCGGTCAAGATGGACCGATCACCGTGCACTGCAGCGCCGGTGTTGGAAGGACGGGTGTCTTCATAACGCTTAGCATCGTATTGGAACGTATGCAGTATGAAGGTGTGGTCGATATTTTCCAAACTGTGAGAATATTACGCACGCAACGTCCGGCTATGGTTCAAACCGAG GATCAATATCAGTTCTGCTATCGAGCCAGTTTGGAATATTTAGGGTCTTTTGATCATTATGCCAACTGA
- the LOC126858608 gene encoding uncharacterized Golgi apparatus membrane protein-like protein CG5021 isoform X1 — protein MASATVPLLMDDDAIAFGEEEDAQNVNKLKHPYVTLFHLAFRIAAIVVYMLCGWFSNSFIASFVTVVLLLSMDFWTVKNITGRLMVGLRWWNYVDDDGKSHWVFESRKGAQQNRINAAEARIFWLALILCPLFWSILFIVALFGFKFKWLLLVCIAIVLNGANLYGYIKCKMGNDQNISAATGDFIRKQVMQNVASIMTRSPPTNNSNQPTNVI, from the exons ATGGCGTCCGCAACG GTACCTTTACTGATGGATGACGATGCAATAGCTTTTGGAGAGGAAGAGGATGCTCAAAATGTCAACAAGCTTAA ACATCCATACGTTACACTGTTTCATTTGGCCTTCAGGATAGCAGCTATAGTAGTTTATATGCTTTGCGGTTGGTTTTCAAATAGCTTTATAGCGAGTTTTGTAACAGTGGTACTACTTTTATCGATGGATTTTTGGACCGTTAAGAATATTACCGGAAGACTAATGGTTGGCCTTAGATGGTGGAATTATGTGGATGACGATGGCAAAAGTCATTGGGTTTTTGAATCCAGAAAG GGTGCACAACAGAATCGCATTAATGCAGCAGAGGCGCGAATCTTTTGGTTGGCGCTAATCTTGTGTCCACTTTTTTGGTCAATACTATTCATTGTTGCATTGTTTGGTTTTAAATTCAAGTGGCTTTTACTTGTCTGCATTGCCATTGTTTTGAATGGTGCAAATCTATATGGCTATATTAAGTGTAAGATGGGAAATGATCAAAACATTTCAGCAGCTACTGGTGATTTCATCAGAAAACAAGTGatgcaaaat GTTGCTTCAATAATGACCAGGAGTCCTCCAACAAATAATTCCAATCAACCaactaatgtaatataa
- the LOC126858608 gene encoding uncharacterized Golgi apparatus membrane protein-like protein CG5021 isoform X2, translated as MASATVPLLMDDDAIAFGEEEDAQNVNKLKHPYVTLFHLAFRIAAIVVYMLCGWFSNSFIASFVTVVLLLSMDFWTVKNITGRLMVGLRWWNYVDDDGKSHWVFESRKNRINAAEARIFWLALILCPLFWSILFIVALFGFKFKWLLLVCIAIVLNGANLYGYIKCKMGNDQNISAATGDFIRKQVMQNVASIMTRSPPTNNSNQPTNVI; from the exons ATGGCGTCCGCAACG GTACCTTTACTGATGGATGACGATGCAATAGCTTTTGGAGAGGAAGAGGATGCTCAAAATGTCAACAAGCTTAA ACATCCATACGTTACACTGTTTCATTTGGCCTTCAGGATAGCAGCTATAGTAGTTTATATGCTTTGCGGTTGGTTTTCAAATAGCTTTATAGCGAGTTTTGTAACAGTGGTACTACTTTTATCGATGGATTTTTGGACCGTTAAGAATATTACCGGAAGACTAATGGTTGGCCTTAGATGGTGGAATTATGTGGATGACGATGGCAAAAGTCATTGGGTTTTTGAATCCAGAAAG AATCGCATTAATGCAGCAGAGGCGCGAATCTTTTGGTTGGCGCTAATCTTGTGTCCACTTTTTTGGTCAATACTATTCATTGTTGCATTGTTTGGTTTTAAATTCAAGTGGCTTTTACTTGTCTGCATTGCCATTGTTTTGAATGGTGCAAATCTATATGGCTATATTAAGTGTAAGATGGGAAATGATCAAAACATTTCAGCAGCTACTGGTGATTTCATCAGAAAACAAGTGatgcaaaat GTTGCTTCAATAATGACCAGGAGTCCTCCAACAAATAATTCCAATCAACCaactaatgtaatataa
- the LOC126858608 gene encoding uncharacterized Golgi apparatus membrane protein-like protein CG5021 isoform X3, with amino-acid sequence MDDDAIAFGEEEDAQNVNKLKHPYVTLFHLAFRIAAIVVYMLCGWFSNSFIASFVTVVLLLSMDFWTVKNITGRLMVGLRWWNYVDDDGKSHWVFESRKGAQQNRINAAEARIFWLALILCPLFWSILFIVALFGFKFKWLLLVCIAIVLNGANLYGYIKCKMGNDQNISAATGDFIRKQVMQNVASIMTRSPPTNNSNQPTNVI; translated from the exons ATGGATGACGATGCAATAGCTTTTGGAGAGGAAGAGGATGCTCAAAATGTCAACAAGCTTAA ACATCCATACGTTACACTGTTTCATTTGGCCTTCAGGATAGCAGCTATAGTAGTTTATATGCTTTGCGGTTGGTTTTCAAATAGCTTTATAGCGAGTTTTGTAACAGTGGTACTACTTTTATCGATGGATTTTTGGACCGTTAAGAATATTACCGGAAGACTAATGGTTGGCCTTAGATGGTGGAATTATGTGGATGACGATGGCAAAAGTCATTGGGTTTTTGAATCCAGAAAG GGTGCACAACAGAATCGCATTAATGCAGCAGAGGCGCGAATCTTTTGGTTGGCGCTAATCTTGTGTCCACTTTTTTGGTCAATACTATTCATTGTTGCATTGTTTGGTTTTAAATTCAAGTGGCTTTTACTTGTCTGCATTGCCATTGTTTTGAATGGTGCAAATCTATATGGCTATATTAAGTGTAAGATGGGAAATGATCAAAACATTTCAGCAGCTACTGGTGATTTCATCAGAAAACAAGTGatgcaaaat GTTGCTTCAATAATGACCAGGAGTCCTCCAACAAATAATTCCAATCAACCaactaatgtaatataa